Proteins co-encoded in one Arthrobacter alpinus genomic window:
- a CDS encoding GNAT family N-acetyltransferase — protein MQHNISLPGHGVRLVPLRRRHAADLYPYIDVDMWAGMATERPTSKRALERLFAARIADPSVIAFAVIDEETGTVAGTTSLYDYVPEQSRVELGMTFFGRKYWGRNVNAASKLALLTFAFEELLVYRVTLRCDARNVRSAAAIAKLGASLDGVLRGYRRGPDGTRVDTCVYSLLDHEWPASRSSLVQRLTPADLLPEVTELIEYSEQLMRQDVENAPLPA, from the coding sequence GTGCAACACAACATTTCGCTCCCCGGACATGGTGTCCGGCTTGTGCCGTTACGGCGTCGTCACGCGGCAGATTTGTACCCCTACATCGATGTGGATATGTGGGCTGGTATGGCCACGGAACGGCCAACGTCCAAACGTGCTTTGGAACGGCTATTCGCGGCCCGGATCGCCGATCCCTCCGTCATTGCCTTTGCCGTCATCGATGAAGAGACCGGCACCGTTGCAGGGACCACCAGTCTCTACGACTATGTTCCGGAGCAGTCCCGGGTTGAGCTTGGAATGACGTTTTTTGGCCGGAAATACTGGGGTCGAAACGTTAATGCCGCCTCGAAACTGGCGCTGCTAACGTTCGCCTTCGAGGAGCTGCTCGTGTACCGGGTGACCTTGCGCTGCGATGCCCGCAACGTTCGCAGCGCCGCCGCCATTGCGAAGCTGGGAGCCTCCTTGGATGGGGTGCTGCGTGGCTACCGCCGTGGCCCTGACGGAACGCGCGTGGACACCTGTGTGTACTCGCTGCTGGACCATGAATGGCCGGCGTCGCGCTCAAGTCTGGTCCAGCGCTTGACCCCTGCGGATCTACTTCCTGAAGTGACTGAACTCATTGAGTATTCGGAGCAATTGATGCGCCAGGACGTGGAGAACGCACCACTCCCGGCCTGA
- a CDS encoding DNA-3-methyladenine glycosylase family protein, with product MAVALDFIEPFEPGIFEFLAARAVAGVEESSGTSYARTVALAGGHGWFHVSWDGAGLWLEHQVEDPADATELVSMVRHLFNLDHDPGAADQLLASNPLFAPRVAALPGIRLPGCVNPAEILIRAMVGQQITVAAARTALTQLLALATPSRLPHESMTQLFPSAAEIAAGGRSILRGPQRRIDSIMAVAALLAEGTLAINAEDSFESLAQKLLPIPGIGPWTVGYVAMRVLGSGDVFLPGDAAVRNGYGLLRGDTLAEARRIKTPELSRMAESLKPWRSYATLHLWRISGEKPPAILSPL from the coding sequence ATGGCCGTTGCATTGGACTTCATCGAACCGTTTGAGCCTGGCATCTTCGAATTTTTGGCGGCACGCGCTGTTGCCGGAGTGGAGGAATCCAGTGGCACCAGTTATGCCCGCACCGTTGCTCTTGCGGGAGGCCACGGATGGTTCCATGTCAGCTGGGACGGTGCCGGGCTCTGGCTGGAGCACCAGGTCGAAGACCCTGCCGACGCCACTGAGCTGGTGTCCATGGTGCGGCATTTGTTCAATCTGGACCACGACCCCGGTGCAGCAGATCAGCTCTTAGCGAGCAATCCGCTGTTCGCACCGCGCGTGGCTGCACTGCCCGGAATCAGGCTTCCGGGGTGTGTGAATCCGGCGGAGATTCTCATTCGAGCCATGGTGGGCCAGCAAATCACGGTAGCTGCAGCCCGCACGGCTCTGACCCAGCTGCTAGCGCTAGCCACCCCGAGCCGACTGCCGCATGAATCGATGACGCAGCTCTTCCCCAGCGCCGCCGAAATTGCCGCCGGTGGCCGGTCAATTCTCCGTGGCCCGCAACGCCGGATCGATTCCATCATGGCAGTCGCAGCACTGCTGGCCGAGGGTACCCTGGCGATCAATGCCGAGGACAGCTTTGAGTCGTTGGCACAAAAACTGCTACCCATCCCCGGCATCGGCCCGTGGACAGTGGGGTACGTGGCCATGCGCGTACTGGGCAGCGGGGACGTCTTTCTGCCCGGAGACGCGGCCGTCCGCAACGGCTATGGACTGCTGCGCGGTGACACCTTGGCCGAGGCTCGGCGCATCAAGACTCCTGAGTTGAGCCGCATGGCCGAATCACTGAAGCCGTGGCGCTCGTATGCCACCTTGCATCTGTGGCGAATTTCCGGGGAAAAGCCCCCGGCAATTCTGTCACCACTTTGA
- a CDS encoding HelD family protein: protein MYDDELAHERSYVDGLYGRLDELRVEKVEQLAEVRQAKSMGTHQNRSERDAFATLYENRLAQLNAVDDRLVFGRLDLDDGQARYIGRIGLLSQDLRQLLIDWRAPEAGTFYQATAFERMGVRRRRHLLLKGRTVKAIEDDVLDHTMLVHGEHVQGEGALLAALNSKRTGRMSDIVGTIQAEQDRIIRSPLSGALVVQGGPGTGKTAVALHRAAYLLYTHRERLQSSGVLLVGPSNAFMKYIERVLPSLGETGVVMASVGNLFPGVQAVASETAETAELKGRLDMVRVVANAVANRQRVPEGDVRLDVEGTRLVLTVRQVRRARERAQATGLPHNEARVGFVKTLLRELTEQLREHIESAGAGNNADRSYLAEDVRSSRDVRVMLNLCWMPMTAAQLVDDMFSKPEILRAVTPNLSDAQRSLLLRSPGSPWSESDVPLLDEAAELLGEMDASGGRAQASVESQRKRDLVNAEKAIYNVNQLLEDSGVDGMLTAEQLADFNVVQAASQTSAERALTDRNWAYGHVVIDEAQELSPMQWRVLIRRCPVKSFTIVGDIAQTSSASGATSWHQALSPFLGERWNVEELTVNYRTPMQIAEAAVRMANAAGQVVSAPKAVRDGEWEPLVDRVAAAEVVAQVVAVMPEETAAVGGGLVAVIAPPSMVAETTAALRAVYGSRIGHGAGSLDQDIVVIDPHEAKGLEFDGVIIVEPAALLAGAHGRVGDLYVAMTRPTQRLRLITSAPLPAGIEK from the coding sequence ATGTATGACGACGAGTTGGCCCACGAACGCAGCTATGTTGACGGCCTTTACGGGCGCCTGGATGAACTCCGCGTCGAAAAGGTTGAGCAGCTGGCGGAGGTGCGCCAGGCAAAGTCCATGGGTACGCACCAGAACCGCTCTGAACGTGACGCATTTGCCACACTCTATGAGAACCGGCTGGCACAACTAAACGCCGTTGATGACCGGCTGGTATTTGGCCGGCTAGATCTTGACGACGGTCAGGCCCGCTACATTGGTCGGATCGGGCTGCTGTCGCAGGATCTGCGCCAGCTGCTCATTGACTGGCGTGCGCCCGAGGCGGGCACGTTCTATCAGGCAACGGCCTTTGAGCGCATGGGGGTGCGCCGCCGTCGGCATTTGCTGTTGAAAGGGCGCACCGTCAAGGCTATTGAGGACGACGTCCTGGACCACACCATGCTGGTGCACGGCGAACACGTTCAAGGTGAAGGTGCCCTGCTGGCCGCGCTAAATTCCAAGCGCACCGGTCGCATGAGCGATATTGTCGGCACCATCCAGGCCGAGCAGGACCGGATCATCCGCTCACCTCTCAGCGGTGCGTTGGTGGTCCAGGGCGGGCCAGGAACGGGAAAGACTGCCGTGGCACTGCACCGAGCCGCGTACTTGCTCTACACCCATCGCGAACGCCTGCAGTCCTCTGGCGTGCTGTTGGTGGGCCCCTCCAACGCCTTCATGAAATACATTGAGCGCGTGCTGCCCTCCCTCGGTGAGACCGGCGTGGTCATGGCCAGCGTGGGCAACTTGTTCCCCGGGGTGCAGGCTGTGGCGTCGGAAACGGCGGAAACTGCTGAGCTCAAGGGCCGTCTGGACATGGTCCGCGTGGTGGCCAACGCCGTGGCAAACCGTCAACGTGTGCCAGAAGGCGATGTCAGGCTCGACGTCGAAGGCACCCGTTTGGTGCTAACCGTTCGCCAGGTGCGTCGCGCCAGGGAACGGGCGCAGGCCACTGGGCTGCCGCACAATGAGGCGCGCGTTGGCTTTGTCAAGACCCTGCTGCGCGAACTCACCGAACAGCTGCGCGAGCACATTGAATCGGCAGGAGCTGGCAACAACGCCGACAGGTCCTACCTGGCCGAGGACGTCCGCTCGTCCCGCGATGTGCGCGTGATGCTCAACCTGTGCTGGATGCCGATGACGGCTGCGCAGCTCGTTGACGACATGTTCAGCAAGCCGGAAATCCTGCGGGCTGTCACACCCAATCTCAGCGACGCGCAACGCAGCCTGCTCCTGCGTAGCCCCGGCTCGCCCTGGAGCGAATCGGATGTGCCGCTCCTCGATGAAGCCGCTGAGCTCTTGGGCGAGATGGACGCTAGCGGTGGCCGTGCCCAAGCCAGTGTCGAGTCCCAGCGCAAGCGGGATTTGGTCAACGCTGAAAAGGCCATCTACAACGTGAATCAGCTGCTAGAGGACTCCGGTGTGGATGGCATGCTCACAGCGGAGCAGCTGGCCGATTTCAATGTTGTCCAAGCCGCGTCCCAGACAAGTGCCGAACGCGCCTTGACGGACCGCAACTGGGCCTACGGGCATGTGGTGATCGATGAGGCACAAGAGCTTTCGCCCATGCAGTGGCGCGTGCTGATTCGCCGCTGCCCCGTGAAGTCCTTCACCATTGTGGGCGATATTGCCCAGACCAGCTCCGCTTCCGGTGCCACCTCCTGGCATCAGGCGCTCTCTCCTTTCCTGGGGGAGCGGTGGAATGTTGAGGAGCTCACGGTCAACTACCGCACGCCCATGCAAATCGCCGAAGCCGCCGTGCGGATGGCCAATGCCGCCGGTCAGGTGGTCTCCGCCCCCAAGGCAGTGCGCGACGGCGAATGGGAACCCCTTGTTGATCGGGTTGCCGCTGCCGAGGTGGTTGCTCAGGTAGTCGCGGTCATGCCGGAGGAGACTGCCGCTGTGGGCGGGGGACTGGTAGCTGTTATTGCCCCTCCGTCTATGGTGGCCGAAACCACGGCAGCACTGCGTGCCGTCTATGGTTCACGGATCGGCCATGGAGCCGGATCGTTGGATCAGGACATTGTGGTGATTGACCCGCACGAGGCCAAGGGGCTGGAATTCGATGGCGTCATCATCGTTGAACCGGCAGCATTGCTAGCAGGTGCCCATGGGCGCGTTGGTGACCTGTACGTGGCCATGACCCGCCCCACCCAGCGGCTGCGTCTGATCACCTCGGCACCGCTTCCGGCTGGGATCGAAAAGTAG
- a CDS encoding adenine phosphoribosyltransferase, with protein MSAPSQGVETPQVSAVLDELCATVEDYPTEGIVFKDLTPVFADGAAFKLMVDSIVSAYAGKFDAVAGIEARGFLLAAAAAYATGTGVITIRKAGKLPREVFAESYALEYGKATLELHKDDVPVGTRVLILDDVLATGGTIGAAAALLERSGAVVAGVGVVLEIGGLPGRENLAGYEVVSLQVV; from the coding sequence ATTTCCGCCCCCAGCCAAGGCGTCGAAACCCCGCAGGTTTCCGCTGTTCTTGATGAGTTGTGCGCCACCGTAGAGGACTACCCAACAGAGGGCATTGTTTTCAAAGATTTAACCCCCGTTTTTGCCGACGGAGCGGCGTTCAAACTCATGGTTGATTCGATCGTGAGTGCCTACGCAGGAAAGTTCGACGCCGTTGCCGGAATTGAGGCTCGAGGATTCCTTTTGGCTGCGGCTGCTGCATACGCCACGGGAACCGGTGTGATCACCATCCGTAAGGCAGGAAAACTGCCCCGCGAGGTCTTCGCCGAAAGCTATGCGCTGGAATATGGCAAGGCAACCCTTGAATTGCACAAGGACGACGTACCAGTTGGCACGCGTGTGCTAATTCTGGACGATGTTCTGGCTACCGGTGGCACTATCGGCGCGGCAGCTGCCCTGCTGGAGCGCTCAGGTGCCGTGGTGGCCGGTGTTGGCGTTGTGCTTGAAATTGGCGGCTTGCCGGGACGGGAAAACCTGGCCGGTTACGAAGTGGTTTCGCTTCAAGTCGTTTGA
- the tyrS gene encoding tyrosine--tRNA ligase — protein sequence MSLQTELRAPENDSSFANVWQELKWRGLVQVSTDEAALEELLAGEPITYYCGFDPTAPSLHLGNLVQLLTMRRMQIAGHKPLGLVGGSTGLVGDPRPTAERTMNSKETVTEWVGYLQGQVQRFLSFEGENAARMVNNLDWTAPMSAIDFLRDIGKYFRVGTMIKKDIVASRLNSDEGISYAEFSYQILQGMDYLELFRQYGCVLQQGGSDQWGNLTSGTDLIRKVEGASVHALGTPLITNSDGTKFGKSEGNAIWLDAAMCSPFDMYQFWLNTADADVADRLKVFTFLSREEIAAVAAAVAQKPQAREGQRTLAFQVTSLVHGVDATLKVIAASAALFGQGELSDLDSATLESATRELPHASAPAAGVSIVELLVASGLSKTNSEARRTVGEGGAYVNNTKVTDLDAVLGASEALHGKYLLVRRGKRTLAMVELAV from the coding sequence GTGTCTTTGCAAACTGAACTCCGCGCCCCTGAGAACGATTCCAGCTTCGCCAATGTTTGGCAGGAGCTCAAGTGGCGAGGCCTGGTCCAGGTCTCCACCGATGAAGCAGCCCTTGAGGAACTGCTCGCCGGCGAACCGATCACGTACTATTGCGGCTTTGACCCGACCGCACCCAGCCTCCACTTGGGCAACTTGGTCCAGCTGTTGACCATGCGTCGCATGCAGATCGCCGGCCATAAGCCACTGGGTCTTGTGGGCGGTTCCACCGGCTTGGTGGGGGACCCGCGTCCCACGGCTGAGCGCACCATGAACTCCAAAGAGACAGTTACCGAATGGGTTGGCTACCTGCAGGGCCAGGTGCAGCGCTTCCTGTCTTTCGAGGGTGAGAACGCCGCCCGCATGGTCAACAATCTCGACTGGACCGCGCCCATGAGCGCCATCGATTTCCTGCGTGACATTGGCAAGTACTTCCGGGTCGGCACCATGATCAAGAAGGACATTGTTGCTTCCCGCTTGAATTCCGACGAGGGCATCAGCTACGCCGAATTCAGCTACCAGATCTTGCAGGGCATGGACTACCTGGAACTGTTCCGCCAGTACGGCTGTGTCTTGCAACAGGGTGGCTCCGACCAGTGGGGCAACCTGACCAGCGGCACCGATCTGATCCGCAAGGTTGAAGGCGCCTCCGTGCACGCACTGGGCACGCCGCTAATCACCAACTCTGATGGCACCAAGTTTGGCAAGAGTGAAGGCAATGCCATCTGGCTCGACGCCGCCATGTGCAGCCCGTTCGACATGTACCAGTTCTGGCTCAACACGGCAGATGCCGATGTAGCGGACCGCCTGAAGGTGTTCACCTTCCTCTCCCGCGAAGAGATTGCTGCAGTTGCGGCTGCCGTTGCGCAAAAGCCCCAAGCCCGCGAAGGCCAGCGAACACTCGCCTTCCAAGTGACCTCACTGGTGCACGGTGTGGACGCCACGCTGAAGGTCATTGCGGCATCGGCTGCCCTGTTCGGCCAGGGCGAGTTGTCCGATCTGGACAGTGCAACACTGGAATCGGCAACACGCGAATTGCCGCATGCCTCAGCTCCTGCGGCCGGGGTGAGCATTGTTGAATTGTTGGTCGCCTCGGGACTGTCCAAGACCAATTCGGAAGCCCGCCGAACAGTGGGGGAGGGTGGCGCCTACGTGAACAACACCAAGGTCACCGACCTTGACGCTGTT